In Ostrea edulis chromosome 6, xbOstEdul1.1, whole genome shotgun sequence, a single window of DNA contains:
- the LOC125647591 gene encoding uncharacterized protein LOC125647591 produces the protein MFIHCTAMEMENKLTLFIFAFTLTAFVQGVPGPGAFKNFTCLSCSGANEFKSVRDIQCLNDTQSITSLLHCNSSWPCSYSEQINKKTGRVISVLRRCLPYHYIGNECTYSNPNLDCIKFCFSENCNNETNIWTSGNENGDGESSGGESVTVCPLLYVGLAMAGYVYFIL, from the exons ATGTTCATACACTGCACAGCAATGGAGATGGAAAACAAGTTAACGTTGTTCATTTTTGCATTCACCCTTACAGCATTTGTACAag GTGTCCCTGGTCCCGGTGCCTTTAAGAACTTTACCTGTCTGTCGTGTTCAGGTGCTAATGAGTTCAAATCTGTACGAGATATACAGTGCCTAAATGACACACAATCCATTACGTCGCTCCTACATTGTAACAGCAGCTGGCCATGTTCATATAGTGAACAGATTAATAAAA AGACCGGAAGAGTGATATCCGTCCTTCGCCGCTGCCTGCCTTACCATTACATTGGAAACGAGTGTACATATTCTAATCCAAACCTTGACTGTATTAAGTTCTGTTTCTCAGAGAATTGCAATAACGAAACAAACATATGGACTTCTGGTAATGAAAATGGAGACGGTGAATCTAGTGGAGGCGAAAGCGTCACTGTGTGTCCCTTGCTGTATGTGGGTCTGGCCATGGCTggatatgtatatttcattcttTAA